A portion of the uncultured Draconibacterium sp. genome contains these proteins:
- a CDS encoding efflux RND transporter periplasmic adaptor subunit — translation MKQKKTLPYIIGIAVVIIIVLVVGKKQGWLGSDISVKIATETVESKTITEFITANGKIQPETEVKISPDVAGEIVELHVEDGDAVEQGKLLCVIKPEMYVSAVNRSEAALNSSKARLAQAEAQQIESELSYKRSKQLYDKGTIPVSEFESAEAAYKVTQAEVRAAQYSVLSAQASLDEAEEQLIKTKIYAPITGTISALNVEKGERVVGTSMMVGTEMMTVADLNKMEVQVEVNENDIVKVMKGDTALVEVDAYLNRKFKGIVTEIANSASVTGTSSDQVTNFDVKVLLLKDSYEDLIDPENGNLYPFRPGMSATVDILTETRENVISVPISAVTTRIKKEDGGTEEVDTNAENTDDENTAQRDEKQEVVFLYADGRVMKTDVETGIQDNNSIEILKGVKEGDEVVTAPYTIINRTLKDSMLVKKVNEDELFTSED, via the coding sequence ATGAAGCAAAAAAAGACATTACCATATATAATTGGGATTGCAGTTGTAATTATTATTGTGCTTGTTGTGGGCAAAAAGCAAGGATGGCTTGGCAGCGATATTAGTGTGAAAATTGCGACCGAAACCGTTGAAAGTAAAACCATAACCGAGTTTATAACAGCCAATGGAAAAATTCAGCCGGAGACCGAAGTTAAGATCAGTCCGGATGTTGCCGGGGAGATTGTTGAACTGCATGTTGAAGATGGCGATGCTGTTGAACAGGGGAAATTGCTTTGTGTAATAAAACCTGAAATGTATGTTTCGGCGGTAAACCGCTCAGAAGCGGCATTAAACTCATCGAAAGCAAGACTGGCACAGGCCGAAGCACAACAAATTGAAAGTGAACTCTCTTACAAACGTTCCAAACAATTGTATGATAAAGGTACAATTCCGGTATCAGAATTCGAATCGGCCGAGGCAGCATATAAAGTTACGCAGGCCGAAGTTCGTGCGGCCCAATATTCGGTATTAAGTGCTCAGGCTTCGCTTGATGAAGCAGAGGAACAACTGATAAAAACAAAAATTTATGCACCTATTACAGGAACCATTTCGGCATTGAATGTGGAAAAAGGCGAACGCGTGGTAGGAACCAGTATGATGGTGGGAACGGAAATGATGACCGTGGCCGATCTGAATAAAATGGAAGTGCAGGTTGAAGTAAACGAAAACGATATTGTAAAAGTGATGAAAGGCGACACAGCGCTGGTAGAAGTTGACGCTTACCTGAACCGTAAATTTAAAGGTATTGTTACCGAAATTGCCAACTCGGCAAGTGTTACCGGAACCAGTTCCGACCAGGTAACCAACTTCGATGTGAAAGTGCTTTTGCTTAAAGATTCATACGAAGATTTGATCGATCCTGAAAACGGCAACCTCTACCCTTTCCGTCCAGGGATGTCGGCTACAGTTGATATTCTGACTGAAACCCGCGAGAATGTAATTTCGGTACCGATTTCGGCAGTTACCACACGAATAAAAAAAGAGGACGGTGGCACCGAAGAGGTTGACACTAATGCAGAAAATACGGACGATGAAAACACTGCCCAACGCGATGAAAAACAAGAAGTAGTTTTTCTTTATGCCGATGGTCGTGTAATGAAAACCGATGTGGAAACCGGTATTCAGGATAACAACAGCATTGAAATTTTGAAAGGTGTTAAAGAGGGCGACGAAGTAGTTACTGCGCCTTACACAATTATTAACCGCACGCTGAAAGACAGTATGCTTGTTAAAAAAGTTAACGAGGATGAACTGTTTACTTCTGAAGACTAA
- a CDS encoding prolyl oligopeptidase family serine peptidase gives MRHFILSLLILFSFTAFSQVSQLNKSPLSIETIMQDPAQWIGTSPSDINWSEDGAKIYFQWNPEQDTLESLYAYDLSTEEIAKVSLEEKKTLPGRRGDYNSDKSKKVYTRNGNLFLLDIKSGKEKQLTAWLERASSPEFVLGDSKIAFTKDNNLFTIDPETGLITQLTNFVSGNEKKDQPSSEQAKWLEQQQKELFVVLQEREAKSKARENQQEAEKTAEPLKIYTGKKRVMDVSLSPTGDYIIYSLYERADNAKATSVTHHVTESGYTEERDARAKVGSPQASVEMGIFDVKNNKLVTIDKSQIPGLKDLPDYLSDYPERMPKEGEEVEDREVNLMGPVWNETEDMAVVVALSHDNKDRWVLLLDPASGNLEVLDRQRDEAWIGGPGIGGWSMSTGSIGWMPDGESVWFHSEETGYSHLYAVNCKTKKKTMLTSGEFEVSEASISNDKKSFYFIANKVHPGVTHYYKMPVWGGKLTQITSLEGGNEVTLSPDEKYLAIRHSEANKPWELYLQENEAGAEAEQLTHSTTDAFNKYNWRVPEFITFNAADGAEVHARLYRPESPEPNGPAVIFVHGAGYLQNAHKWWSSYFREYQFHNILVDNGYTVLDMDYRGSAGYGRDWRTGIYRWMGGLDLSDQVDGAKMLAEKYDVSPERIGLYGGSYGGFITLMAMFNEPETFAAGAALRSVTDWAHYNHGYTSNILNTPVQDSIAYAKSSPINFAEGLQGNLLMCHGMVDDNVQFQDIVRLTQRLIELGKENWELAVYPVEAHGFVEPSSWTDEYKRIFKLFEENLK, from the coding sequence ATGAGACATTTTATTCTGTCACTGTTAATTTTATTCTCTTTTACAGCATTTAGCCAGGTTAGCCAACTCAATAAAAGTCCGCTTTCCATCGAAACAATTATGCAGGATCCGGCTCAATGGATCGGTACTTCGCCAAGCGATATCAACTGGAGCGAAGACGGCGCAAAAATCTACTTTCAGTGGAACCCGGAGCAAGACACGTTGGAATCGTTGTACGCTTACGATCTGTCGACTGAAGAAATTGCAAAGGTGAGCCTGGAGGAAAAAAAGACATTGCCCGGCCGCCGTGGCGATTACAACAGTGACAAATCAAAAAAAGTATATACCCGCAACGGAAATCTCTTTCTGTTGGATATTAAAAGCGGAAAAGAGAAGCAGCTAACAGCCTGGCTGGAGCGCGCATCATCGCCCGAGTTTGTTTTAGGCGATTCGAAAATAGCTTTCACAAAAGACAATAACCTGTTCACCATCGATCCGGAAACAGGATTGATTACGCAGCTGACCAACTTTGTGTCGGGGAACGAGAAAAAGGATCAGCCTTCGTCGGAGCAAGCCAAATGGCTGGAACAACAGCAGAAGGAATTGTTTGTGGTTCTGCAGGAACGCGAAGCTAAAAGCAAAGCACGCGAAAACCAACAGGAAGCAGAGAAGACAGCCGAGCCTCTGAAAATTTACACCGGTAAAAAGCGTGTGATGGATGTTTCGTTGAGCCCAACCGGCGACTACATTATTTACAGTCTGTACGAACGGGCAGACAATGCAAAAGCTACTTCGGTAACACACCATGTTACCGAATCGGGCTACACCGAAGAACGGGATGCCCGTGCAAAAGTGGGAAGTCCGCAGGCATCGGTTGAAATGGGCATTTTTGATGTGAAGAACAACAAACTGGTAACCATCGATAAATCGCAAATTCCCGGACTGAAAGACTTGCCCGACTACCTGAGCGATTACCCGGAACGTATGCCAAAAGAAGGCGAAGAAGTAGAAGACAGGGAAGTAAACCTGATGGGGCCTGTGTGGAATGAAACGGAAGATATGGCGGTGGTGGTAGCGTTGTCGCATGACAACAAAGACCGCTGGGTTTTACTGCTCGATCCTGCAAGCGGCAATCTGGAAGTCCTCGATCGTCAGCGCGACGAAGCATGGATAGGCGGACCCGGAATTGGCGGTTGGAGCATGTCAACCGGAAGTATCGGGTGGATGCCGGATGGCGAGTCGGTTTGGTTCCATTCCGAAGAGACAGGCTACTCGCATTTGTATGCTGTAAATTGCAAGACAAAAAAGAAAACGATGCTCACCTCAGGCGAGTTTGAAGTTTCGGAAGCTTCCATTTCTAACGATAAAAAGAGTTTTTACTTCATCGCCAACAAAGTTCATCCCGGCGTGACTCACTATTACAAGATGCCGGTTTGGGGTGGTAAGCTCACGCAGATCACGTCGCTGGAAGGTGGAAACGAAGTAACACTTTCTCCCGATGAGAAATATTTGGCCATTCGACATTCGGAGGCCAACAAACCATGGGAACTTTATCTGCAGGAGAACGAAGCCGGTGCAGAAGCCGAACAGTTGACGCATTCAACTACCGACGCTTTTAATAAATACAACTGGCGCGTTCCGGAGTTCATTACTTTTAATGCTGCCGACGGAGCAGAAGTGCATGCCCGTTTGTATCGTCCTGAGTCGCCGGAGCCAAACGGACCTGCAGTGATTTTTGTACACGGCGCCGGTTACCTGCAAAATGCACACAAGTGGTGGAGCAGCTATTTCCGCGAATACCAGTTTCACAATATTTTAGTCGACAATGGTTATACGGTGCTGGACATGGATTACCGTGGAAGTGCAGGTTATGGCCGCGACTGGCGTACCGGAATTTACCGCTGGATGGGTGGCCTCGATCTGTCGGACCAGGTTGATGGCGCCAAAATGCTCGCCGAAAAATATGATGTTTCTCCTGAGCGAATTGGACTTTATGGCGGCTCATATGGTGGTTTTATCACGTTGATGGCGATGTTTAACGAACCGGAGACATTTGCCGCAGGGGCAGCTTTGCGTTCGGTAACCGACTGGGCACACTATAACCACGGTTACACGTCCAATATTCTGAATACACCGGTGCAGGACAGCATTGCTTACGCAAAAAGTTCACCCATAAACTTTGCCGAAGGATTACAAGGCAACCTGCTGATGTGTCACGGAATGGTAGATGACAATGTACAGTTTCAGGACATTGTACGCCTAACGCAGCGACTTATCGAATTAGGTAAAGAAAATTGGGAACTGGCGGTTTATCCGGTAGAAGCGCATGGTTTTGTTGAGCCCAGCAGCTGGACCGACGAATACAAACGTATCTTTAAACTGTTTGAAGAGAACCTGAAATAG
- a CDS encoding aspartate kinase, with amino-acid sequence MKVFKFGGASVKDAAAVKNVFEIIKSESGNLSVVISAMGKSTDLLETLIKAYFNSDEKRWDIFTNFKNYHIEIIGDLFGEKGIPQGVYELFGELEHKLNSRPSFDFNFEYDQIICFGELISTRIVSDYITATGHKNTWIDIRTCLKTDNTFRDARVDWEWTGELIRNEFTFSDTALYITQGFIGSTTTNLTTTLGREGSDFTAAIIGSSLQVENVSIWKDVPGVLSADPKKMSDTVMINELSYKEAVEMTHSGAKVIHPKTMQPLHNQGIPLLVKSFVEPKNPGTVIHKINHKIELPPIFILKENQVLITLSALDFSIISISDIERVVKFLMEKLIKVTLMQQSAIDLNIVADASDENLEEIFSELSTHYNIRYNTDLTLVTIRHYTEDVLDWMVKEKDIYLEQHSRLTARMLIKE; translated from the coding sequence ATGAAGGTTTTTAAATTTGGAGGAGCGTCGGTAAAAGATGCGGCCGCGGTAAAAAATGTATTTGAAATTATTAAAAGCGAAAGCGGAAACTTGTCGGTGGTTATTTCGGCCATGGGAAAAAGTACCGATTTGCTGGAAACATTGATAAAAGCATACTTTAACAGCGACGAAAAAAGGTGGGACATCTTTACTAACTTTAAGAATTACCACATTGAAATTATTGGTGATTTGTTTGGCGAAAAAGGGATACCACAGGGCGTTTACGAATTATTTGGCGAGTTGGAACACAAACTGAATTCGCGCCCGTCGTTCGATTTTAATTTTGAATACGACCAGATCATTTGTTTTGGCGAGCTTATTTCTACCCGCATTGTTAGCGATTACATTACCGCCACCGGGCATAAAAATACATGGATCGATATCCGCACCTGCCTGAAAACCGATAACACTTTCCGTGATGCCCGCGTTGACTGGGAATGGACCGGCGAACTGATTCGCAACGAATTCACTTTCTCCGACACAGCCTTGTACATCACACAGGGATTTATCGGATCTACAACCACCAACCTCACTACCACACTGGGCCGCGAGGGATCGGATTTTACTGCTGCAATTATTGGAAGTTCGCTCCAGGTTGAAAACGTATCGATTTGGAAAGATGTTCCGGGTGTTTTAAGTGCCGATCCGAAAAAGATGAGCGACACGGTGATGATCAATGAGCTGTCGTATAAAGAGGCGGTGGAGATGACACACTCGGGAGCGAAAGTAATCCACCCCAAAACCATGCAGCCGTTGCACAATCAAGGAATTCCGTTGCTGGTAAAATCGTTTGTGGAGCCAAAAAATCCGGGCACTGTAATTCATAAGATCAATCATAAAATTGAGTTGCCACCGATTTTTATCCTGAAAGAAAACCAGGTGCTTATCACGCTTTCGGCATTAGATTTCTCAATCATTTCAATAAGCGACATTGAACGCGTTGTAAAATTCCTGATGGAAAAACTGATAAAGGTAACCTTGATGCAACAGTCGGCTATCGACCTAAACATTGTTGCCGATGCATCAGACGAAAACCTGGAGGAGATTTTCAGCGAACTTTCAACGCATTACAACATCAGGTACAATACCGATCTTACGCTGGTAACAATCCGCCACTACACCGAAGATGTACTTGACTGGATGGTGAAAGAAAAAGACATTTACCTGGAGCAACACAGTCGTTTAACGGCCCGGATGCTGATTAAAGAATAA
- a CDS encoding imelysin family protein yields MKKLNRFFLLLTVFAFAAYSCSDDEELAEVEQNEELTAVITSYTNNTVIETYKNMADNAIVLMELIDGFGTGFSDSDMLAAANAWKDTREYWEKSEAFLFGPAAFNNLDPMLDSWPLDKDQLDQVLADLQSGEVDMNAAYVRNNLGASLRGFHAVEYLLFRDGEARNAASLDDAEYQYLQAVAQVLAEDCITLEAWWAGTDYITAQKVSILEDAEIEVGAAFGTEMINAGTAGSRYVSQNAVIEEMVQGAMDIADEVGNAKIADPVESGNVLDVESWYSWNSLTDFVNNIKSIENAYMSKLFSENSDTSLSDLVKEESPELDAEIKENIELAIAAIENIGHPFRNNLDNTVATDAATDACNELFDSLKEIKNLLN; encoded by the coding sequence ATGAAAAAATTAAATCGATTCTTTTTACTGTTAACTGTATTTGCTTTTGCAGCCTATTCCTGTTCTGATGACGAGGAACTTGCAGAGGTAGAACAAAATGAAGAATTAACCGCTGTAATTACCAGTTATACCAATAATACCGTTATTGAAACCTATAAAAATATGGCCGATAATGCCATTGTTTTAATGGAACTTATTGACGGCTTTGGTACCGGTTTCTCGGATTCCGATATGTTGGCAGCTGCCAATGCCTGGAAAGATACACGCGAATACTGGGAGAAAAGTGAGGCTTTTTTGTTCGGCCCGGCGGCGTTTAATAACCTCGATCCAATGTTGGATTCGTGGCCGCTTGATAAAGATCAGCTCGACCAGGTATTAGCAGATTTGCAAAGTGGAGAGGTGGACATGAACGCCGCTTATGTGCGTAATAATCTTGGAGCTTCGTTACGTGGATTTCATGCGGTAGAGTACCTGTTGTTTCGTGATGGGGAAGCCCGAAATGCTGCCAGCCTCGACGATGCCGAATATCAGTACTTACAAGCAGTAGCACAGGTTTTAGCCGAAGATTGCATTACCCTTGAAGCATGGTGGGCTGGCACCGATTATATTACGGCACAGAAAGTGTCGATACTGGAGGATGCCGAAATTGAAGTTGGCGCAGCATTTGGCACCGAAATGATTAATGCCGGAACTGCCGGAAGTCGTTATGTATCGCAAAATGCCGTGATTGAAGAAATGGTTCAGGGAGCCATGGATATTGCCGATGAGGTAGGAAACGCAAAAATTGCCGATCCGGTTGAATCGGGGAATGTTCTTGATGTGGAATCGTGGTATAGCTGGAATTCGTTAACAGATTTTGTTAATAACATTAAAAGCATTGAAAATGCTTATATGAGTAAACTTTTCTCAGAGAATAGTGATACAAGTTTGTCCGACCTCGTGAAAGAAGAATCTCCGGAACTTGATGCCGAGATTAAGGAAAATATTGAATTAGCAATAGCCGCAATCGAAAATATCGGGCACCCGTTCCGCAATAATCTCGACAATACAGTAGCTACCGATGCTGCTACCGATGCTTGCAACGAACTTTTTGATTCGTTGAAAGAAATTAAAAATCTGCTCAATTAA